In one window of Erinaceus europaeus chromosome 17, mEriEur2.1, whole genome shotgun sequence DNA:
- the MRPL23 gene encoding large ribosomal subunit protein uL23m, with amino-acid sequence MARNVLYPLYQLGNPQLRVFRTNFFVQLVRPGHPQPLDTVQFRIPLEMTRVDVRNYLERIYNVPVAAVRTRVQHGSGRKRDHRNVRVKKPDYKVAYVQLAHGQTFTFPDLFPERPAAEGADVQEQLLQERRRREQHDPRRGGVPQWF; translated from the exons ATGGCGCGGAACGTGCT GTACCCACTGTACCAGCTGGGCAACCCTCAGCTCCGCGTCTTTCGCACCAACTTCTTTGTCCAGCTCGTGCGGCCCGGCCACCCTCAGCCCCTGGACACCGTGCAGTTCCGGATCCCTCTGGA GATGACCAGAGTGGATGTCAGGAACTACCTGGAGCGCATTTACAACGTGCCAGTGGCCGCTGTGCGAACCAGAGTGCAGCACG GCTCCGGCAGGAAAAGGGATCACAGGAACGTCAGGGTGAAGAAGCCGGACTACAAGGTCGCCTACGTGCAGCTG GCCCACGGGCAGACCTTCACCTTCCCGGACCTGTTCCCCGAGAGGCCGGCGGCCGAGGGGGCCGACGTCCAGGAGCAGCTGCTGCAGGAGCGCCGGCGGAGAGAGCAGCACGACCCCCGGCGTGGGGGTGTCCCCCAGTGGTTCTAG